One genomic segment of Aquipluma nitroreducens includes these proteins:
- a CDS encoding TonB-dependent receptor, which produces MKLTSFLILVFVISVNASVYSQSTKLSINLKNGTLVEALKQIESQSEYYFYYNNDEIKSLEGVSINVDKKEIKEVLEKLLNGTNLEYKIIDRYIALKRKNENGSEPAIQQQKSITGKVVDSGGNPLPGVTVVVKGTTNGTITDIDGNYSIGKIADSSTLQFSFVGMKSQEVVIGNQKSINVTLLDETIGIEEVVAIGYGTVKKSDLAGAISQVKSADMENRTIVRAEQALQGKTAGVQVIQTSGAPGSNPTIRVRGFSSNSSSDPLYVVDGLRTSDIGSIDPNNIESMEVLKDAASAAIYGAQAGNGVVLITTKKGKKGEGKISYDFQYVTNKLARIPKVMNAQEYVNYMTEANFITPAEISALWDGKTDTNWADVAFENSIMQKHNLSFMGGNDRGSYNLSLSYLDQNGIVKGDDDVYNRVTAMANADYNINSWLKVGTNNIVERWKSKSVTENSEYGSLLASVLTMDPLTQPYFDANNLPSYMQDLINSGKTLLKDEDGRYYGLSQIYKSDNVHPLLMRDRADAKNEGASVMGTIYAEMKPIKNLTITSKLGYRGAFTGSYHFNYIYYANDVTKNDNIEVGRTNANSIYYQWENFANYVYTLGKHNLTTMLGTSYSEPYSTTVTATGNAILKDDALYRDLNYLTATATKTVAGGYSNVGRQFSYFGRFIYNYADKYVLQGSLRRDASDLSILPIESRWGTFPALSAGYTISNEDFFPKNTPINTMKLRASWGQNGSTGPLGGFAYRASIGTIGSYPYSDAIDYQIGSAPSTLSNPQLKWETSEQLDFGVDIRAFKNRMTFGFDYYEKKTKDLLVSITPPYETGVASTAVNAGNVTNKGLEFELNWSEKIRDFSYSIHGNLATLKNSVTYLDPSISRINGASFHTQQGITVFEQGYPVWYMRGYKLLDISDATGDPIFQDTNNDGAITDDDKVMLGSGIPDFTYGLTLNAAYKSFDITVFGTGSYGNDVYNCLTRIDRPRGNKLEIFYTDRWTPTNTTASKPRPNANGEDKYWISSDAVMDGSFFKIKQIQLGYTLPKTLCKKMYISSLRVYSSVEDAFVFTSYPGFDPEASAGSTTLLGVDKGAYPNSMKVLFGINVTF; this is translated from the coding sequence ATGAAACTAACGAGCTTTTTAATTCTTGTCTTTGTTATCAGCGTAAATGCTTCAGTCTATTCTCAATCGACGAAGCTTAGCATCAATCTCAAGAATGGGACTTTGGTTGAAGCGTTAAAACAAATCGAAAGTCAGTCGGAGTATTATTTTTATTACAACAACGACGAAATAAAGTCTCTGGAAGGTGTTTCAATTAACGTTGATAAGAAAGAAATAAAAGAAGTTTTAGAAAAATTACTGAATGGAACAAACCTGGAATACAAGATTATTGACCGTTATATCGCTTTGAAAAGAAAGAATGAAAATGGGTCAGAACCTGCGATTCAACAACAAAAATCAATCACAGGTAAAGTAGTCGACTCAGGTGGAAATCCGTTACCCGGAGTTACTGTAGTGGTGAAAGGAACAACAAACGGAACAATCACCGATATCGATGGAAATTATTCGATTGGCAAAATTGCTGATAGTTCAACCTTGCAATTTTCATTTGTAGGGATGAAATCGCAGGAGGTAGTAATCGGCAACCAAAAGTCGATTAATGTCACATTGCTCGATGAAACGATTGGTATTGAAGAGGTCGTGGCTATTGGATACGGTACGGTTAAAAAAAGTGATTTGGCAGGAGCTATTTCACAGGTTAAATCAGCCGACATGGAAAACCGCACCATTGTTCGTGCGGAACAGGCTTTGCAGGGAAAAACTGCAGGTGTTCAGGTCATCCAGACATCTGGAGCTCCCGGATCAAATCCAACCATTCGTGTTCGTGGGTTCAGCTCCAATTCATCATCCGATCCACTCTATGTGGTTGACGGTTTAAGAACTTCAGATATTGGGTCCATTGATCCTAACAATATTGAGTCGATGGAAGTACTGAAAGATGCCGCTTCGGCTGCTATTTACGGTGCTCAGGCCGGTAATGGGGTTGTTCTTATCACAACCAAAAAAGGTAAAAAAGGAGAGGGCAAAATCAGTTACGACTTTCAGTATGTAACCAACAAACTGGCTCGCATCCCCAAAGTAATGAATGCCCAGGAGTATGTAAATTATATGACTGAAGCAAACTTTATCACTCCTGCTGAAATTTCGGCATTGTGGGATGGAAAAACTGATACGAACTGGGCAGACGTAGCTTTCGAGAATTCGATCATGCAAAAACACAACCTTAGCTTTATGGGTGGAAACGATCGGGGATCTTACAACCTTTCGCTTTCGTACCTTGATCAGAATGGTATTGTAAAGGGAGATGATGATGTTTACAACCGCGTAACCGCAATGGCAAATGCCGATTACAATATCAACAGTTGGTTAAAGGTTGGTACAAACAATATTGTTGAACGTTGGAAAAGCAAATCGGTAACTGAAAACTCTGAATACGGCAGCCTTTTGGCTTCTGTTTTAACGATGGATCCGCTTACTCAGCCTTATTTTGATGCAAACAATCTGCCTTCATATATGCAAGACCTTATCAATTCAGGAAAAACATTGCTGAAGGATGAGGATGGCAGATATTATGGCCTGTCTCAAATATATAAATCTGACAATGTTCATCCTTTACTGATGAGAGATCGTGCCGATGCAAAGAACGAAGGTGCCAGCGTTATGGGAACCATTTATGCAGAAATGAAACCCATTAAAAACCTTACCATTACTTCAAAGCTCGGTTATCGGGGAGCTTTCACCGGTAGTTATCATTTCAATTATATCTATTACGCCAATGATGTCACAAAAAACGACAATATTGAAGTGGGGCGCACCAACGCCAACAGTATTTATTACCAATGGGAAAATTTTGCAAACTATGTTTATACACTTGGTAAGCACAATTTGACAACCATGTTGGGTACATCTTATTCCGAACCATATTCAACTACAGTCACAGCAACCGGAAATGCAATTTTGAAAGATGACGCACTTTACCGCGATTTGAATTATTTGACAGCAACTGCGACTAAAACGGTTGCCGGTGGATACTCGAATGTAGGCAGACAGTTCTCTTATTTCGGACGTTTTATTTATAACTATGCCGACAAGTATGTTCTTCAAGGTTCATTACGTCGCGATGCCAGTGATTTATCTATTCTTCCGATAGAAAGCCGTTGGGGAACATTCCCGGCTCTTTCGGCTGGTTATACCATTTCAAATGAAGATTTTTTTCCAAAAAACACACCAATTAATACAATGAAGTTGCGCGCCAGTTGGGGGCAGAACGGTAGTACCGGTCCTCTTGGAGGGTTTGCATATCGCGCATCAATTGGAACAATTGGTTCCTATCCCTATTCAGATGCCATCGATTACCAGATTGGATCTGCTCCTTCAACCTTGAGTAATCCCCAGCTAAAATGGGAAACTTCGGAACAGTTGGATTTTGGGGTTGATATTCGCGCATTTAAAAATCGGATGACATTTGGTTTCGACTATTATGAGAAAAAGACCAAAGATTTGCTTGTATCCATTACACCTCCCTATGAAACAGGGGTTGCATCTACTGCGGTTAATGCTGGAAATGTTACCAATAAAGGATTGGAATTCGAATTGAACTGGAGTGAGAAAATCCGTGACTTCTCATACAGCATCCATGGAAACCTGGCGACCCTTAAAAATAGTGTAACTTACCTCGACCCAAGTATTTCTAGGATTAACGGCGCCTCTTTCCATACGCAACAAGGAATTACTGTTTTTGAACAGGGGTATCCGGTTTGGTATATGCGTGGTTATAAACTTTTGGATATTAGTGATGCCACTGGGGATCCAATATTTCAGGATACCAATAATGATGGTGCAATTACCGATGATGACAAAGTGATGTTGGGTAGTGGTATCCCTGATTTTACCTACGGACTAACATTAAATGCTGCCTACAAAAGTTTCGACATCACTGTTTTCGGAACAGGCTCTTATGGTAATGATGTTTATAACTGCTTGACACGAATTGACCGTCCACGCGGTAACAAATTGGAAATTTTCTACACCGATCGTTGGACTCCGACAAATACAACTGCGTCAAAACCGCGTCCAAATGCCAATGGTGAGGATAAATATTGGATTAGCAGCGATGCCGTTATGGATGGCTCCTTCTTCAAGATTAAACAAATACAACTTGGATATACACTTCCAAAAACATTGTGTAAAAAGATGTATATAAGTAGTTTGAGAGTTTATTCTTCGGTTGAGGATGCATTCGTATTCACGTCTTACCCAGGATTCGATCCGGAAGCTTCAGCTGGTTCAACTACACTTTTGGGTGTAGATAAGGGAGCTTATCCAAATTCAATGAAAGTTTTGTTTGGTATCAACGTAACATTTTAA
- a CDS encoding RagB/SusD family nutrient uptake outer membrane protein, producing the protein MRTKFIYIFFCIAGTLLFSSCEDRLLVEQQGATSVESFYKTDVDAEQAIAAVYFQWRSQAYNDFFLKNCLSDDINSGGGSRGDNAILEQLNEYKFSPSNGTASGYFSGLYTLIYRANLVINNFSEESTTKKKAIAEAKVASAWAYFNLVTLWGPVPLVTKPLAPSEYQQANGSLSDIWAYIEKDLNEAISSGELPEKSSVTDKTIGARVTKQFAQALLGKSQLFEGKNAEAATTLKAVISSGKYSLVADYSNVLRKVEDFGAENLFEVNSINDGDNAFNQGTTILGNMYGWRSDKMSLFGYFMNAHDLYPGGWGFANPTKSLYDAFVEMEGQDGYRLNNTLKTYEQVKTIGAPIAPVTINAGTSLYGHEGVFDWKWRFLGSEVITNSYGLATDNNYRMMRYAEVLLLAAEACLQSGDQASALNYINQIRTRAKLPNLSTLTLNDIKKEKRLELCIEQVRFQDLVRWGDAATALANRGKQIPVFNGTAVSYPYSNETYGFKTGKNELLPFPEHEMGVNQNIKQNPGW; encoded by the coding sequence ATGAGAACAAAATTCATATATATATTCTTTTGTATTGCCGGAACCTTACTATTCTCTTCCTGTGAAGACCGGCTTTTGGTTGAACAGCAGGGCGCAACTTCTGTCGAAAGTTTCTATAAAACCGATGTCGATGCCGAACAGGCAATAGCAGCAGTATATTTTCAATGGAGGTCGCAAGCCTATAACGATTTCTTTCTGAAGAACTGTCTTTCAGATGACATCAACTCAGGCGGTGGTTCGAGAGGCGACAATGCCATTCTTGAGCAGTTAAATGAATACAAATTTAGCCCGTCAAACGGTACGGCCAGTGGATATTTCAGCGGATTGTACACACTTATTTACCGTGCCAATCTGGTAATCAATAACTTTTCTGAAGAGTCAACAACCAAGAAAAAAGCTATTGCTGAAGCTAAAGTTGCAAGTGCGTGGGCTTATTTCAACCTGGTAACATTGTGGGGGCCGGTTCCATTGGTAACAAAACCACTTGCTCCAAGCGAATATCAGCAGGCCAACGGTTCATTGAGTGATATTTGGGCCTATATTGAAAAAGATCTGAACGAAGCCATTTCTTCAGGCGAACTCCCTGAAAAATCAAGTGTTACTGACAAAACAATTGGTGCGCGTGTTACAAAGCAATTTGCCCAGGCATTGCTAGGCAAATCGCAGCTTTTTGAAGGCAAAAATGCTGAAGCTGCGACAACTTTAAAAGCAGTAATCAGCTCCGGAAAATATTCTTTGGTGGCTGACTACAGCAATGTATTACGTAAGGTTGAGGACTTTGGAGCAGAAAACCTTTTCGAAGTCAACTCAATCAACGATGGAGATAATGCATTCAATCAGGGTACAACTATTTTGGGTAACATGTACGGCTGGAGAAGCGATAAAATGTCGCTTTTCGGTTACTTCATGAATGCACACGATCTGTATCCAGGTGGTTGGGGATTTGCGAATCCAACCAAGTCGCTTTACGATGCGTTCGTTGAAATGGAAGGTCAGGATGGATATCGTTTAAATAATACATTAAAAACCTACGAGCAGGTAAAAACCATTGGGGCTCCAATTGCTCCGGTTACCATCAACGCTGGGACAAGTCTGTATGGGCACGAAGGTGTTTTTGATTGGAAATGGAGGTTTCTGGGTTCGGAAGTTATAACCAATTCATACGGATTAGCGACGGATAATAACTATCGAATGATGCGCTATGCCGAGGTATTGCTGCTTGCAGCCGAAGCTTGCCTCCAGTCTGGAGATCAGGCCAGCGCGTTAAACTACATCAATCAAATCCGGACTCGTGCGAAACTGCCAAACCTTTCTACCTTAACCCTGAATGATATTAAGAAGGAAAAACGCCTTGAGCTTTGTATCGAACAGGTGCGCTTTCAGGATTTGGTGCGCTGGGGCGATGCGGCAACAGCATTGGCCAATCGAGGAAAACAGATTCCTGTTTTTAATGGAACAGCTGTTTCGTATCCATACAGCAACGAAACCTACGGGTTTAAGACTGGTAAAAACGAATTGCTTCCATTTCCTGAACACGAAATGGGTGTAAATCAAAACATTAAGCAAAATCCAGGATGGTAA